TTATAACATCCGTTTTGGATTGTATCCTTAAAAAGGATGAAGATATCAAGGAGCGGAATGAAGCGAAAGTTTCACGTTCCGTTCTGAAGGAGAGGTAGGGGTAGTGATGCCCCTATCGACTCTACCAGACCCTCCTAGGGGTAAAACACTTCTGGAAAAATAAGCTCTCTTGTTTGCTTCGTTCCTCTCTTCGGACAATATTAAGTAAACCGTATTGATTTATACCATCTATCAAGAAGCTGGTTACAAAATAATTAGTTTGCTTGTTTTCTCAAGGATTATGTAATACCAATTTAAAAAAATATTGCTACAATAATTGATACTGAGAAAAGTTTGCTCAAATATTATCGATGGTGCGTCGCTAGCTAGATTTTTCGTGTGTTTTTGCGATCGCTCGTGGCGACACACCCTACGAATATTGTTGCATTAATTGTTCACGCTTGGTATAAGATGCGTCGTGATGAGATTGTCGGTTTTGCTTGAGGGATTATCGATGGTGATGCACCCTAAGAATAATTTTGCGTTCTAAAAATTGGTATTACTTCCGAGTTACTAAAACCCAATCATCCGCTGTCTTGACTACCTGAGGATTCTCCAAGGCTAGATGTTTAAGCACAGGTTTTTCCAACAGAAAATAAGGTTGCGGGAGAGATTGCCATTTCTGTTTCAGCGTTTCGCTGTCGGCGACAATAACTTGCCTCTGGCTGTAAAAATTTAGCGACGGACGAGGTAATTTATGAGAGGTAAAGACTTCCTTGCCGGCTGGGGTTCCTTGGCGGACTATTTCGGCGATCGGCTTAACTGGATAATCCTCGGCGAGTTCCCAAACCCAGTTATCGGAAGCAACAAATACTAAGAGCGTGACGTAAGTTCCCCAAATTAAAACTAAAATAAACTGCCGATCCTTGCGGTGCAATAATACGGCCGCCAGTGTCATTGTCAAAACTACAAACATTAGCATTAACTGCAAATCTCGCTGGGGCTGCACAATTTGTCCCCCAAACCTTACCCAGCCGCTGAAGTACGCACAACCGACGATAGCAACTACGGCTATTACTGCCAAAATAGCGGGATGAGGCAACAAAGATATAGCATTAAAATGTTCTTCTACTTCATCTTTTATGGGTTCTTCCGGCAGCCACATTTGATCCCAAACTTCGGCGAGATAGCTGCCAACGGCGATCGCAAAAGCTGGATAAACTGGCAAAACATACCAAGGTAATTTGGTATTCATCACAGAAATCGCCAGTAGATATACTCCAGTCCAAACTAATACTAATTTTGGCCCGGGAAAATTTCGATTTTCCCAACTCAAACGCAGCCCTTGCAGGTAAAATAACTGCCAAGGCCAAGCTGATTCTAAAATTTTTAATAGATAATACCAGGGCGCGCCTTTGTGATTCCCGACGGGCTCCCAAATGCGCCGGAAAGATTGGTTAACTAAATTAGCGTTGATGAAATCTTGGCCGTAGTGCAGCCATTGGGCAAAATACCATGCAGCTACTGGTAAAGTGCCGATCGCCAATCCGCCCCACAGATACCCAGAAGTCAGGAGTCGCGGGGTATCCCAAACCAGGAAAACAAAGCCGATCGTCCCCAGCAGCAGCCCCAACATCACGCCCTTAGTCAGGCAAATGAGTCCGAACCCAATCCCCGCCCCCAAAGCGTAGCGCAAATCGCGGCGCGATCGCAGCAAACACCACATCGACGCCACCAAAAAACACAAAACTGCCCCGTCTAACATCGCCAAACGTCCGTGCCGCACTACCGGGAGCAGCGTCAGATACACCAGAGCCGAAAAAATGGCGATCGAGCGCTGCACAAACAACTCCCGCCCAATCGCGTAAAGCAGGGGCACCGAAGCAGCCGTCAGCATCGCCGGTACCAGCCTCGCCGTCAATTCGCTGACACCGCCGGCGCGAAAACACAGCCCGATCAGCCAGTGTACCAGAGGTGGCTTGTTCAAATAGGGCATAGAGCCGATCGTCGGATACAACCAATTTAAATTACCGCGCCAAATTTCCCGGCTTACCTGCGCCGCAATCCCTTCATCCCAATCCCGCAAAGCCACACCGCCCAGATTCAGCCCGAAAATCAGCACCGCAGCCAACAACAAAGCCAGCATCCACAGTTTGTCTGTCAAGCTGTCATTGAAGCGAGTTTTGGATTGGCGCCCCGGGAATCGAAAGATGTTTGACATAAAAAAGTATACAATTATAGATTTTTAATTGGCGATTGAAGAATTGAATAATTGGGGATGACTTATGAATTAACGGTTTGGAGTACCGGGCTGGGGTTGGATGCTGGGGGGAAACTGGTGTTAAGAGCTTTTTTAGCGTCCCAAACAGAAGGTAAACTTAGACAGCAGTTATTTGCGATCGGGGAAATGCCATGAACTTGCCGGTAATCATAGATATTATAATTGGGTTAGTGTTTATCTACCTAACTTTAAGCTTGCTAGCTTCCGAAATTCAGGAACTGATTGCTACTGTTTTGCAGTGGCGCGCCGAACATTTAAAGAAATCGATCGAAGTGCTGATTTCAGGAGGTAGCGAAGGCGCCAAAGAACCGCTGCAACTACAGCGAGTCGCACAGTTGGCTAATTTGATTTACGCCAATCCGATCGTTAAAGATTTGAATCAGGGAGCGAAAGGGCTTTTATCCCAAGGATTCCGATCTGTCACCCACAAAATGGGTAATTTTTACCGCCAAATAACTGGCACCAAGAATGTTTTTGGCAATAAATTAACCGCGCCTTCTTATATTCCGGCTGATTGTTTTGCGGCGAGCCTTTTGGACACTTTAAAAGTTTCTAATTTGGCGCATTCTATATCTAAGAACCGATTGGAAAGATTTAAAGATTTACAATTAGCCCAAATTCAAGTGATTGGAGAAGGGCTGAATTTGCCGGAGTCTACTAAACCGATCATCGAGCAAGAATTTGGCTGGCTGACTGCGGAATTCAATCGAGTTGTAGAAGATTATAAAAACGATTTGGGTAGTTTGAACAACAGTTTGGATCGGATGTCGGAAAAGCTGGGGTTTTATATTAACGATTCTCAGGTTTACCTGCCGGAAACCGAGCAGGGGGGGAGAGAATTTCAGCGACAGATGGCTTTTATTAAGGCGAGTTTTGACAGCGAATTTGAGCGGGCGGCGCTGCGGGCCCAACTGCAACCGAGTTTGAGCAATCTGTTAAATACTGCTAGGAAAGTGAGAAAAACTCAGGATACGGTAGCAGAAATTATGGACGAAAAAGAGGACAGTCCGATTTACCAACAAATTCAAGAAACCTTGGACATTATGCCAGAATCTCTGAAACGCAGCCTTTCTATCTTAGCGCAGCGCGCTGAAACAGGCGGCGGAGATACTCAACAGCAGTTGGAGCGGTTTCAGAAAGAAGTTGAAATTTGGTTTGACCAATCGATGCAGCGCGCTTCAGGCGTTTACAAGCGGAAC
This sequence is a window from Microcoleus sp. bin38.metabat.b11b12b14.051. Protein-coding genes within it:
- a CDS encoding glycosyltransferase family 39 protein, which codes for MSNIFRFPGRQSKTRFNDSLTDKLWMLALLLAAVLIFGLNLGGVALRDWDEGIAAQVSREIWRGNLNWLYPTIGSMPYLNKPPLVHWLIGLCFRAGGVSELTARLVPAMLTAASVPLLYAIGRELFVQRSIAIFSALVYLTLLPVVRHGRLAMLDGAVLCFLVASMWCLLRSRRDLRYALGAGIGFGLICLTKGVMLGLLLGTIGFVFLVWDTPRLLTSGYLWGGLAIGTLPVAAWYFAQWLHYGQDFINANLVNQSFRRIWEPVGNHKGAPWYYLLKILESAWPWQLFYLQGLRLSWENRNFPGPKLVLVWTGVYLLAISVMNTKLPWYVLPVYPAFAIAVGSYLAEVWDQMWLPEEPIKDEVEEHFNAISLLPHPAILAVIAVVAIVGCAYFSGWVRFGGQIVQPQRDLQLMLMFVVLTMTLAAVLLHRKDRQFILVLIWGTYVTLLVFVASDNWVWELAEDYPVKPIAEIVRQGTPAGKEVFTSHKLPRPSLNFYSQRQVIVADSETLKQKWQSLPQPYFLLEKPVLKHLALENPQVVKTADDWVLVTRK